AAGAGAACTTGTGGAAGACGAAGGCAAACTACTTGATCCTAGAGACCTAGATGCAAATGAGACTACAAGGGAAGAATTTGTGGCGTATGTAAAAAAAGAACTGCCAGAATATGCAGAGATTTTTTCTGAAAAAGGCTATCCAGCTAATTATGAAGATAGAGACATAGACCTCTACATCGACTCCACTCTTCTAGAATCTAAAATAATGTCTCTAACTCCACCAGTACATCGACTCCACTCTTCTAGAATCTAAAATAATGTCTCTAACTCCACCAGAAGGATATCCAAATGCACCATACTATAACACTCCAGAAGAGCTAACAAGACTATATGAGGCTGGTAAATTAGATAAAAAGCTAAACCCTCTAACACCAGTAATGTATAGAGAAAGCTTTCCTGAAGATCTTAGAGCTAAGATCCTAAGCTATGCTAAAGAGCATAATATAAAGGAATAAGAGCAAATATAAAAAGTTTTGTTTAAGAACATTAATTTTAAAATGAGCATCATCTAAATTTTTAGATATAATTACGCAAAAAGTTATATTATTAAAAATCAGGTAAAGGAACTCATGAAAAAAATATTTAAATTTCTATCTTTTTTTAGTATTTATGCTATTTCTTACAGGATGTGCAAAAAGATCTTATTATAAGCAATATGCCAAATTCAAATTTGAACTATCATGGCGATAATGTTCCTATAACTATCATAGCTTATAAATTAAGAGATGTGGCTAAATTTAAAGAAGCTAGCATTATCGATCTAGCCGAGAGAAATGGTGAAATATTAGGCTATGACAAGATTGACTCTATAAAAACACAAATTCAGCCAAATACAAATAGATACGCTTTTACAAATGTATATCCTGACGAGGTTCCGTATGTCGGTATTTTGGTACTTTATGCTGATCAGAGCAAGACAAATATCAAGGCTTATAAAGCTACAAAAGAGATAAAAGAAAAAAATATAGTTTTTGAAATAACAAAAAATGGCGTAAATGTTTTAGACGCTAGTAGCTCTAAAATACAAGCAAGCAAATAAAATGTCTGAAAAGCTAAAAGTCGTTTGGTATAACGGAATGAACGTTGATAAGGTTCATTTCGAGCAGCAAGAAAGATATTTTGAGAGAAATTTAAACCTAAAAACTATCTCTTCTTTTTCAAATTTATACGGTGTTTTAAATTTAGAAATTTCAAGCGATCTTTTGCTTCAAGGCAAAATAGGGCTAACTAAAATTTCTTGTATCTCTCAAGATGGTACGATTTTTAACGCGCCAGATCAAGATGAATTACCAGAGCCACTTGAGATAAGCCCAAGTGAACTAAACTCAGCCATTGTAGTGTTAAAACTACCTATTAGCTCAGGTCTGGTTGATATTAGCTTGCAAAATAATTTACCAAATCTAAAATTTACAGCCAAGCAAGCACTTATTAGCTCAAGAGTGCATGATGAAGCTAGCAATGATATATTAAACGAGCTAGATGATAAAGATGATTTTGAACTATCTTCTGCCTTTACACAAGATAAAGAAAATCTAATCCTAGCAAGCCAAAGATCATCTCTTGGAGTATTTGGCTCAAAGATGCCTTACGAGCTTAGCATACCAATTTGTAAAATAAAAAATATAGACCTAAATAAGCAAATAACACTTGACGAAAAATTTATTCCAACTTGTATTGACATCAGTAAAAACACCTTTATAATAAATTTTGTAGAGGAGCTTAGCTTTGCTACAAAGCAACATCAAGAGAGTTATTTTGGGTTGTTAGGAGGTGTTGATCAAGCTAAAAATAGACTTGATTTTTCAACATATTTAACACTAAATATGCTAAAAAAATGGCATTTGATATTCTCTTATTTGTTAAAGAAAGATAAATTTCACCCAGAGTATTTGTATGAAAAATTAGTTGATTTTCAGGCTGATTTGTTAGCACTTAGTCATGATAATAGTTTTAGCGAATTTATCGCCTACGATCACAATAACCTAACTCAAACTTTTGTGCCTTTGATAAATAATCTAAGACTTTTATTCTCACATATCTTATCTCCAAAATATATAATGGCACAGATTGTTAAAAATAATCACGGCTTTTATGACTGTATTTTTGATAATCCAAGCATTATTGAAAACTCAGAAATTTATTTTGCTATTCACAGTGATACGAAAAATGAGTATCTTCTTAAAAATTTTAAAGAGCAGTGCAAAATCCATACTCAATCAAATATAAAAGGCATAGTTTCTTCACAGCTAAGAGGTATAAACGTAGAGCAAATTTCTGTTGTTCCTAGTACTTTACCGAAGTTAAACGATTATATCTACTATAAGATAGACAAAAAAGATGAAATTTTTAAAAGCTTTGCAAATCAAAATGTGATTAGCGTTTATATAACGGCAAATTTACCGAATGCTGACATTAAAATGTGGGCTTTATTATAAGGATAAAAATGAACGAAAATCAAAATGAAACCTCAGTTTTAAGTCAAACAAATCTTTTGGGTCTTGGCACAAATCTTGCATTAGATCATGTGTTGCCATTGCTCCTTTTGGCAAATAGGGTTTCAAAATTACAAAATTTTTCACAAAGTGAAATGGCAAATTTACGTGAAAAATTGATAAACGATATCTTAAGCACTACTTCAAAGATATCAAATCTAGGCATTTACGAGGAAGACGATATTATTAGGCTTAGATATTGCCTTTGTGTTTTTTTTATAGATGAGAGCTTGCTAAAAATGAAATTTTTTTATGAACAGCTTTTTGGGCCAATAATACCCTGACAACAAGATTTTTTTAATGAAAAATCTAGGCGGAAATAAATTCTTTGGCATTATGGATAAGTGGTTTGAAAATGTTGGCAAAAAAATAAAGATTTCTTAGAATTTATATATGCTTGTTTGGTGCTTGGTTATAAAGGAAAATATGAAACCCAAGAAGATTGCAATGAAAAATTTTCTTATCTTTGTGAAAAATATAGCTGCGGCCGTTTCTCCGCTCATAAAGGCCGATGAAAATGTATTTGAAAAGAGTTACTTAAAACAGACAAAGAAAAGCTTTCTTGAGGTATTTTCGCTAAAGCGTTTAAAATTTTATTTCATTTTGCTAGCTATTGCCATGATTGCAGCTGCATTTTTTTATATAGTACATATTCTATGGATCAAAAACAATATCAGAAACGATAGCGTTCTAAATAATAAGATAGAGAATTTTATGGATAACAAGTAAGTGCAAGATAATTTTTTTGTAATAAATTTAATGAAGATTTTTTTAGAGAATGAGCTTTATATTAGTTTAACTGATGAAATGTCAAAGTATAAAAACTTTGATGCATGATAGCATAAAAGTGGGATTATGTATTTAGCTCATCTTTAAAAAGCCTTAAGTGAGTTTAGCCTTGATGCTAAGCTTTTTAAATTTTTAGCGATTTCTGCTATAAATTTAAATGACAAAGAGGCTTTTTAAGACACTTATAAAAAGCTTTTGCCTTTTTTTCTATCTATTTTTAAAAAAGAGCCAAATTTACTTGCAAAAAAATGAAAAAAACAACTACCTGCTAAAAAAGATAATAGCTCAAACAATAGAGCTTTTTACGCAAGCTAATGATAAAGCTTTGGATCAAGCTGACGCAAAAGCGTTTAATGACCTTGTGCCTGAGCTTTCACAAGAGCTTGGCACACGTTTTGATACGCTTCATATAGAAGAAAAAAAAGAAGAAATTTTAAAAGCCAAAGAGCCAAAAGTAATTACTAAAACTGAGCCAACTTACCATCAAAACGTTTCATTTAGCAGCAATGATATTAGCACATTTAATGATAGAGAATTTAGAGAATATTTTATAAATTTATCACTAATGCTTTTTAAAGAGTGATATTAAAAATTTTACCGCTTATGCTTTAATTTTTGAAGCAATGTGGGGCAGAATAAAGGCACTTCCATCAAGTAGCGATCAAATAACACAGATACGTTATCCTGATGAAAAATCTAATTATGATTTTTTTTAAAAAAGTAACGAACTAAATCTTGACAATTTAGAAAAAAATTTATAAGAAATTTAGCACTTAACCCATTTTGGATAGAAGGCATTAAGATATTTTGCGAGTTTTTTTAAATAGTGCTGGACTTGCAAGGCAAAGTGATCTTATTTGTGATATGGTTTTAAAATTTTTATTGATAAATTTTCCAGATATAAAAAAAGCTCAAATCTCAAAGCGGAGAAGCTTTTTAGTGAAGATATAAATAAATTTTTTTATTAAAAAGCAACTCTTTGGGAATTTACTTCCAGCGGTGATAGTAAAAAAAGATATGAGTTTTGAAGATCTAATAAAAGAACTAGACAAAAAGCAAGCATGCTTCAAGTGCTCAAAGCGAGCTTAATTTCATGCTTGAATTATCAAAAAAATTTTTACTGCTCAAGGTATGAATAATAATGCAAAAAGCTACCTATACACAAATAGTTAATTTCATAGAAAAATACCGAGCTTAAAAGATTATTTATCAGACATATATATAAAGGCAAAAAAACATTTGTGTGATAAAATATGTTTTTTTAAATCGCCTTTAATTTTTATTTAAATATAATTCTTAAATCATTTATGAAAAAAAGGATGTTACTATGGCAGATAATCTAACCCCACCAAAAGAACGCATAAATATAGTTTATAAAACTAAGACAAATGACCAAGAGGCTGATGTAGAGCTTCCATTAAAACTTATGGTAGTTGCAAATTTAACTGGTGAAAACCAAACTCCACTTGAAGATCGTGAAGTGATTTCTATCAATAAAAATAAATTTTTGATCAGGTTATGAAAAAGCTTAGATATTCATACAAAATTTCTCTGTAAAAAAATAAGCTAAATTCTAATAATGAAGACTTAAATATTGACCTTGATTTTGAGAGCATCCATGATTTTTAATCCAGATAATATTATAAATCAAATCCCTGAACTAAAAACTCTTGCAGCTTAGAAAAAGCTTTAGTTGCACTAAAAGGTCCTATGGGCAATATGCCTGATTTTAGAAAAGCGGTTTTTAGAAGCTATAAAAGATGAAGATAGTAGAAAACAACTTCTTTTTAGAGATTAAAGACGAACAAGATAAGGAATAAAAAAATGTCTGAAACTAAAGTTAAAACTCCTATCATTGAAAGCATAATGCAAAGGAGTAAATATTCAAAAGATGACGAGAGTTATAGTGTTGTAAAGCAAGGAGTTGCTGAGTTTATTTCAAATATAATCACAACAAATAATGCTGAAGATAAAATAAACAAGCTCGCACTTGATGAGATGATAGCTCACATTGATGCCCTTTTATCTGCTCAAATGGATGAAATTTCTACACAATAAATCTTTTCAAGAGCTAGAATCAACTTGGCGTGGCATTAGGTTTTTTTAGTTGAGAGAACAAATTTCTAATGAAAAATGTAAAAATTGATCTTTTAGACGCTACAAAAGAAGAAATTTTAGATGATTTTGAAAAATAATCTAGACATAACTCAAAGTACACTTTATAAACAAATTTATTCAGCCGAATATGGACAGTTTGGTGGCGAGCCAGTTGGTGCGATAGTGGCTGATTATGAGCTAGATAAATCAAATCAAGATATGACTTTTTTAAATAAAATGTCATCAATTGCTGCAATGAGTCATTCACCGCTTCTTACATCTCTTTCTGCTAAATTTTTCGGACTTGATAATTTTGGTGAGCTTGAAAATATAAAAGATCTAAAAAGCATGCTAGAAGGCCCACAATATACAAGATGGAGAACTTTTAGAGAAAATGAAGATGCAAAATATACAGGTTGTATGGTAAATAGATTTCTTACAAGATCTCCTTATGTGCCAGAAGATAACCCTATAAAGAGCTTTAATTATAGAGAAACTGTAAATAATCACGATGATATGCTTTGGGGTAATGGAGCTTATGCGTTTGCTACAAGGCTTACAGATAGTTTTGCTGATTATAGATGGTGCGGCAATATTATTGGGCCAAAAGGTGGCGGTGCCGTAAAAGATCTTCCAACTTATACTTATGAAAACTATGGAAGCGTCCAAACAAAAATTCCAACCGAAGTTTTGATCACAGATAGAAGAGAATTTGAACTTTCAGAAAATGGATTTATCGCTCTTACTTTAAGAAGAGATAGCAATAACGCTGCATTTTTCTCAGCAAACTCTGCGTTAAAGCCTAAAATTTTCCCAAATACTCCAGAAGGTAAAGCTGCTGAGACAAATTTCAGACTCGGAACTCAACTGCCTTATGTGTTCTTGATCTCTCGTTTGGCTCATTATCTAAAAGTGCTTCAAAGAGAAGAGATAGGTACATGGAAAGAGCGTAGCGATGTTGAGCGCGGCTTAAATGAATGGCTAAGACAATACATCTCGGATCAGGAAAACCCACCAGCAGATGTTAGAAGTAGAAGACCATTTAGAAGCGCAAAAGTAATCGTCAGTGATATAGCCGGCGAGCCGGGCTGGTATAAAATAGAGCTTTTGGCTAGACCTCACTTTAAATTTATGGGAGCAAATTTCGAGCTTTCTTTGGTCGGAAAACTAGACAAAGAGTAAGCTTACTATGTCGCTGATAGATAAAATTTTATATGAATTTAGTGACGAATCAAAACTACGTCCATATTTTAAAGATCTAGACAGCGACATAAAAGATCACATTGATACTATCTTAAACTCTAGACTTGGTAACTACGGCCGATTAAATGATAGCATTATTGATCTTTGGTCGATGGGTGTTGAAATAAATGAGCTTGGTCATAAACTTGGCATGGCGATATATGAACTAATCAGCTCAAATGAGAATAGAATAGAAGTAACATCTATCGGATATGATGACTCACTAAAGCCTTGGCGTATCATCTTTAATATAAATTATAAGCATAAAAACGATAATTTCAAAGAGTATTTGCTAAAAGTTATTTTTAAAAACAATAGATATTGTGAGATTTTATAATGGATTATAATGAAAATAATCTAGCTTATTTTCAAAAAGAGATAGCATATCTTGATGAAACAAGAGCCCTTTTTATTAAAAATTTTCCAAAAGTAGCACCCTTTTTAGATACTAAAAGCAAAGATCCTGATGTTGAGAGCATAATAGAAAATATGGCTATTTTAACATCTAGGATCAGGCAAGAACTAGACGAAAATATCCCGCTAATCGCTGAGTCTTTGGTAAATATATTAATGCCAAGCTATACAAATCCTTTTCCATCAGTTTGTATGCAAGAATTTACCTTAAGAGATGACTTCTCTGGGGTAAAAGAATTTATACCAAAAGGAAGTATAGTTGAGTCAAAGCAGATCAATGGCATAACGTGCAAATTTCAAACACTCTTTGACATAAATTTGCTTCCCTTAAAGATAACAAAAGCTTTTATGTCAAACAATAAGAGCGATTATCTTCTAAATTTAAATATAAGCGTTACAAAGGACGAGCTTAGCACTAAAGAACTTGATATAGACTTTTTAAATTTATATATTGGAGATAATGTTTACTTCTCTTCTACGCTCTTAATGTGGCTAAAAAAATTACCTGAAATTTATTACAATAAGTTTTGAAGATAGCGATCAAGAGATAAAGTTAAGCTCTGATAAACTTAGTTTAGATGAGTTTGATGAGCGTTTGATAAAGAGTGATGAGTTTGGATTTGAAGCGTTTGAGCTTTTAAAAGAGCTATCATTTTTTCCTTCAAAGTTAAATTTTGTGCGATTAAATGGGCTTAGCTTTCTTAAAAATTTTTCTACAAAAAGCTTTAATATTAAATTCATATTTTCAAAAGATATGCCAAGTGGATATGTGCCAAGGTTAGAGTATTTTTCTCTTTTTGCTACACCTGTAATAAATTTATTTGCAATGAGTGCCGAGCCTATTTTGAATAACAATAGACGAAGTGAATATAGAATTTTTCTAGATCGCTCGAATATCGATGCTTATGAAATCGTTTCAATCAATAAAGTGGTCGCCCATAGCAGTAATAATGAAAAAAGGATATTAAAAAACTATAAAAGTTTTGAGAGATTCGAATTTTTAAATGATGAGCGAGCAAAAGATTATTATTTTGTCAGCAATAAAACAGATATAAAACTAAACTCTTATAAAGAAATTTCTTTTTTTAAAAAGTGACTCTAAAGATCAAACCATTAGCATAGATGCACTTTGCTGCAATGGCGACTTGCCTTGCAAGCTAAGACTTGGTGAGATAGATAGGGTGTTATCCCACCAAGGTGTAACAACTAAAAATTTAACCATTCCAACTAGCGTAAAGCGAGTAAAAATAGATGGAAATCTTCTTTGGAAACTAGTTAGCATATTATCTTTTAGCTATCAAAGTATACTAGAGAAGGGCTCTTTTTTAGCACTTCTTAATACCTTTAGCGCACCAGATGATGAGTTTTTTAAAAAATTTGCAAACTCGCTTTATGATATAAAAACAAAGCAAATTTATAGAGTTGATCAAGGCTTTGCAAAAAGAGGGTTGCTCTGCATATTCTATATAGATGAAAGTGAATTTGAGAGTATTGGAAATGTCTATGCTTTAGGTATAAATTTGGCTAAATTTTTATCAGAATTTTGCATCAATTAATTCATTTTGTGAACTTAAAATAAAGTGTATAAAAGAGTAAAGATTTCTGCTTAATTATGACTTTTTAGGCGGTACAAAAAAATTAATATGAACAAAGAACTAAATCAAGCTTCTTTTTAAATTAGTAAAGAACTGCCTAAAACACCATGATAGAAGGGATATTTTTAAAAAATAGCCCAAGTTTTGCTTATCCAATTAATGAGCTTGAAAGCTTAAATAAAGAGGAAGTAGTAAAAAAATTGTCGTAAATTTTATGGGTCTTTTGGGGAAGTGGCTCGCATCTTACAAGCTATATTTTAGAAAAGATATCAAAGAGTAGCGATAATAATTTCGAGAAAATTTTTGACTTTTTTTGACAATTACTTGCTTTGGCTTTTTGATAGCATTAGTTTAAAAATTATGCAAGATCCTTTGAAAAAGAGCTTGATGATAAAATTTCAAAGATTTTATTAGATATATTAAACATAAGCAATAAAAAATTAGCAAAAAAATTCTTACCATTTTCTCCGCTTATTATTAGCCAAAGAAGGCCTAAAAGAGAGATTGAGTTTGCCTTGCAGCGTCATTTTAATTTAAAAAATAAACTATTTTTGTTAGAAAATCTACCAAATCAAATTTTCATAGCGCCTTCAAATTTAAATTCACTTGGTATCAAAAATAGGACTTTGGGTAGAAATTTTATACTTGGTAAAAAGCTTTTTGAGAAACAAACTAAGATAGCAGTTTATATAAATGGCATAGATTATGAAGAAGCTATTGATTTTTTCCCAAAAAGAAGAAAATTTAAAGAGCTTCAAGATACTCTTATCTTTTTTACGAACAATGAATTTGTTGCTGATTTATACATAAAAATAAACTATTCTCCAAAGATGCAATTAAAGCTTGGAATGGATAAAGGTTATAGTAAAATAGGCCTTGGTACAAGGCTTAAAAGTAATAAAAATATGTCAAATTTTATAAAATTTAGGCTCTGCTCTTAAATTTTTCAGATATAAAATCTAAAATATTTGTTATTATTACATTAAAGAAATATATTTATTTGTAAAAGGATGTGCATCAATGGCATTTATCGATTACCTAAGAAGATTTTTTGTCTTTTTTAGATTTAAACACAGTACAATTTTGGTAGCTTCTATTGCATTAAGTATCTTATTTTGGCTTTATGCTCCACTTATAGCTTTTAATGATGTATATAGCTTTGCTAGCATAAGTTCAAGAGTCACTATATTAATTGCATTTTGGGCAGTTATTTTGTTTTTTGTTTTAATCAAACCATTAATGCACTATTTAGCATCTCAAAAAGATGAAAAAAATAACAAGCTAAAAGAGATCAAAAAAGAGTCTATAGACAGTTTTGGTAAGGCAAAAAGAAATTTTATGCTTTCTTTGAAAGATGCCAAAGCAACATGGAAAAAAGATATAAATTTTAAAAAATTACCTTTAATAATGATAATGGGTAATGAAGGTGCTGGAAAGAGCGCATTTATAAACTACTCAAATATAGAATTTCCACTATCTGATAGTTTAGATACTTATAAAAAAATACACAAAAGTACAACAAACTTTAATCTTTATATTTCAAAATTTGGTGCACTTTTAGATACTGAGGGTATACATTTTGCACAAGAGAGCTTGTATCAGCCAACAGCTACTGAAGAGCTTCCTGAGGATGATGTGGATAAAAATAGGGATTACTTGCTTAAAAAAAGTATCTGGAGTGAATTTTTACACTTTTTAAAACGAAATGATTTTAACGCTAGATTAAGTGGTGCGGTTTTAATCATAGATACTAAAAAATTTCTCGAAGGTACTCAAGAATATTTTGATGAATTAATTAGATATATGATAAAAAGGGTTAATGACTGTGAGAAACATCTAAACATTAAATTCCCTATTTATATTGTTTTTAGCAAACTTGACTTAATAGATGGTATGGGAGATTATTTTAGGCTTTTCAATGAAGATGTTGCAAATAAAGCTCTAGGAATAAACTTAGATCCAAATTCCTCAAAACAATCACTAGAAACTGAACTAAAAAACCTAAGCGAGTCATTATTTAAACATCTCATGAGTAAGAATTCGATTTCGCATTTATTGGAAGATAAAAAACGTTCATATCTCTTTTTAAAACAACTTGATAATTTTTTTGCTTTAGTGAAAGATTTTGTAGCAAAGCTAAGCTCTCAAAATACACTTAAAAATAGCTCAACCATAAATGGAGTTTATTTCGTAAGTGCTTATCAAGAAAATATACCTATAAACTACCTTACAAACACTATTTGTGATAGGTATAATATCAAAAAACCACTTTTAAGAGCAGTAAATAACTATAGCAAACAAAGCTATTTTGTAAAATCATTTTTAAAAGAGATAGCTTTTAAAGCCAACTTAAATAAATTTGGTGCTCAAAATAGATTTACAAAATTTGTAAATTTTGTTTTAGTAGCCATACTTTGTGCTGGAGTATATTTGGGTTCTAGTTTTATTCTAGAGACCAAAAATATAAAAGAGCAAAATGCTATAAATAATGCAAATAAAATTTCTTCATACCTTGATGGTAAAAAATACAAGGATCTCTCTCCAACACAAAGGATTGAGCTTCTAAATTTACTAAAACAAAGTCTAAATGACTATCCAAGAATCTTTAGCGGGGATACTAAATTTGAGTATATAACACTAGATACTTCTTATAAAGGCTTCACTCCAGTTAAAGTACTTTACTATGATTTGAATGCTGATTTTTTCAAAAATACAGTTTTAACTGAAATGGAAAATATACTAAAAAATGAAAGCGATCCAGATAAGCTAATAAAAGCATTTTATATGTATGATTCGCTCTTTGATAAAGATTACACAAATGTGGATTTATTTAAAATTTGGATTAGTACAAACTGGGACAAATTTGAAAAATATGGCGTTGCAAAAGATGAATTTTTAGCTCATATTGAGGCTATTTTAAAGGCAGAAAATTTAAACATAACTGCAGATACAGTTGCTCAAAGTATAGCAAATACGAGGCTATCACCTGTTCAAAGAGCACAAAGGCTCTACTACATACTTGAGTTCATATCATTCAAGGACGATAAATCTTTTTACGATATTAAAAAAGATGTTGAAAATTTATACACAGTAGTCCAAGAAAAAGAAGCATTTAAGCCATTTAATAAAATTTATACAAAAGAAAATTTAAGAGATTTCTTGTCAAAGCTTAGCTCAAACATAGATCAAACAGCTGGAATAGAATCTTGGCTAATGGAGACAAATTCTTCTTTAAAAGATATTAGCTCAAATGATAAGAAAGAGCTAAGCATTGCTGTAATAGAGCTTTATTTGCAAAATTATGCTGATAAGTGGAGCCAAATTTTAAGAGAAATAGAACCAAATGAATTTACTACAAAAAAAGAGGTCATAGAAGAGCTTGACATCTTGTCAAAAAGAGAAAATCCTTTAAATTCTTTAATAAAATTAACTAATCAAAATACAAATTTAAATGATGAGAATTTACTAAAATATATCTATTCTCTAGGATTTGCTTCAAGTGAGATAAAGCGCGTTTTCAGTGATTTTAGTGCTAAATTTACTAACTATCATACGTTAAATTCTAATGACTTGCTAGATATTATAAGCAACGATGTAACAAGCGTTTATAAAAAAGTTAGTGACTATAACTTCGAAATGCTTCAAAGCAACGATGATAAAATAGTTTATGCAATAAATGGTATAAAAAATGAAAACGACCCATTTGTTGTCTTAAATAATGATGCTAAGAAGCTTCCAGATGAGCTAAATGAATATTATCAAAAGTTATCGACACTTGCATGGAAACAAGTAGAAAATGGCGCTTCAGCACTTTTATCAACAGCATATAGAGATGATGTTTTTGATGATTTTGAAAGTCTTATCAAACCATTTTATCCATTTAATGAACAATCTCCAAAGGCTGTTAGCATAGAAGAATTTAAAAGATTCTTTGGCAAAAACGGAACTTGGAATAGCTTTTATGACAGATATCTAAAACAAATCTTAAGCAAAACCGCTGATGGTTATAAAATAAGACCAAAATATGCAAAAGAGCTAAGATTTAGTAGGGATTTCCTTAAAAATATTGCCTATATAGACAGAATTTCAAATTTAATGCTTGATTCAAATGATGAGCTAAAATTAAATTATAATTTAAAAGCTGTCGACTTATCGGCAAATTTCAGTCATATAAATATTAGTTATTCTAATAACTCTTTGACTTATGATCATACAATTGC
This genomic interval from Campylobacter concisus contains the following:
- a CDS encoding type VI secretion system baseplate subunit TssF — translated: MIKSDEFGFEAFELLKELSFFPSKLNFVRLNGLSFLKNFSTKSFNIKFIFSKDMPSGYVPRLEYFSLFATPVINLFAMSAEPILNNNRRSEYRIFLDRSNIDAYEIVSINKVVAHSSNNEKRILKNYKSFERFEFLNDERAKDYYFVSNKTDIKLNSYKEISFFKK
- the tssM gene encoding type VI secretion system membrane subunit TssM, whose translation is MAFIDYLRRFFVFFRFKHSTILVASIALSILFWLYAPLIAFNDVYSFASISSRVTILIAFWAVILFFVLIKPLMHYLASQKDEKNNKLKEIKKESIDSFGKAKRNFMLSLKDAKATWKKDINFKKLPLIMIMGNEGAGKSAFINYSNIEFPLSDSLDTYKKIHKSTTNFNLYISKFGALLDTEGIHFAQESLYQPTATEELPEDDVDKNRDYLLKKSIWSEFLHFLKRNDFNARLSGAVLIIDTKKFLEGTQEYFDELIRYMIKRVNDCEKHLNIKFPIYIVFSKLDLIDGMGDYFRLFNEDVANKALGINLDPNSSKQSLETELKNLSESLFKHLMSKNSISHLLEDKKRSYLFLKQLDNFFALVKDFVAKLSSQNTLKNSSTINGVYFVSAYQENIPINYLTNTICDRYNIKKPLLRAVNNYSKQSYFVKSFLKEIAFKANLNKFGAQNRFTKFVNFVLVAILCAGVYLGSSFILETKNIKEQNAINNANKISSYLDGKKYKDLSPTQRIELLNLLKQSLNDYPRIFSGDTKFEYITLDTSYKGFTPVKVLYYDLNADFFKNTVLTEMENILKNESDPDKLIKAFYMYDSLFDKDYTNVDLFKIWISTNWDKFEKYGVAKDEFLAHIEAILKAENLNITADTVAQSIANTRLSPVQRAQRLYYILEFISFKDDKSFYDIKKDVENLYTVVQEKEAFKPFNKIYTKENLRDFLSKLSSNIDQTAGIESWLMETNSSLKDISSNDKKELSIAVIELYLQNYADKWSQILREIEPNEFTTKKEVIEELDILSKRENPLNSLIKLTNQNTNLNDENLLKYIYSLGFASSEIKRVFSDFSAKFTNYHTLNSNDLLDIISNDVTSVYKKVSDYNFEMLQSNDDKIVYAINGIKNENDPFVVLNNDAKKLPDELNEYYQKLSTLAWKQVENGASALLSTAYRDDVFDDFESLIKPFYPFNEQSPKAVSIEEFKRFFGKNGTWNSFYDRYLKQILSKTADGYKIRPKYAKELRFSRDFLKNIAYIDRISNLMLDSNDELKLNYNLKAVDLSANFSHINISYSNNSLTYDHTIASNLIVSSKNFDISTQFKFNAVSSTGSERKELSFDGEWGWYKILKASNFSSVGVSTLNFDGRRDSYFGFEVTPNGGELLELMDIIPMINLPKKMLY
- the tssK gene encoding type VI secretion system baseplate subunit TssK is translated as MSEKLKVVWYNGMNVDKVHFEQQERYFERNLNLKTISSFSNLYGVLNLEISSDLLLQGKIGLTKISCISQDGTIFNAPDQDELPEPLEISPSELNSAIVVLKLPISSGLVDISLQNNLPNLKFTAKQALISSRVHDEASNDILNELDDKDDFELSSAFTQDKENLILASQRSSLGVFGSKMPYELSIPICKIKNIDLNKQITLDEKFIPTCIDISKNTFIINFVEELSFATKQHQESYFGLLGGVDQAKNRLDFSTYLTLNMLKKWHLIFSYLLKKDKFHPEYLYEKLVDFQADLLALSHDNSFSEFIAYDHNNLTQTFVPLINNLRLLFSHILSPKYIMAQIVKNNHGFYDCIFDNPSIIENSEIYFAIHSDTKNEYLLKNFKEQCKIHTQSNIKGIVSSQLRGINVEQISVVPSTLPKLNDYIYYKIDKKDEIFKSFANQNVISVYITANLPNADIKMWALL
- a CDS encoding type VI secretion system baseplate subunit TssG, which translates into the protein MLNISNKKLAKKFLPFSPLIISQRRPKREIEFALQRHFNLKNKLFLLENLPNQIFIAPSNLNSLGIKNRTLGRNFILGKKLFEKQTKIAVYINGIDYEEAIDFFPKRRKFKELQDTLIFFTNNEFVADLYIKINYSPKMQLKLGMDKGYSKIGLGTRLKSNKNMSNFIKFRLCS
- a CDS encoding type VI secretion system baseplate subunit TssF, yielding MDYNENNLAYFQKEIAYLDETRALFIKNFPKVAPFLDTKSKDPDVESIIENMAILTSRIRQELDENIPLIAESLVNILMPSYTNPFPSVCMQEFTLRDDFSGVKEFIPKGSIVESKQINGITCKFQTLFDINLLPLKITKAFMSNNKSDYLLNLNISVTKDELSTKELDIDFLNLYIGDNVYFSSTLLMWLKKLPEIYYNKF
- a CDS encoding type VI secretion system baseplate subunit TssF — its product is MPCKLRLGEIDRVLSHQGVTTKNLTIPTSVKRVKIDGNLLWKLVSILSFSYQSILEKGSFLALLNTFSAPDDEFFKKFANSLYDIKTKQIYRVDQGFAKRGLLCIFYIDESEFESIGNVYALGINLAKFLSEFCIN
- a CDS encoding type VI secretion system contractile sheath small subunit, producing the protein MADNLTPPKERINIVYKTKTNDQEADVELPLKLMVVANLTGENQTPLEDREVISINKNKFLIRL
- the tssJ gene encoding type VI secretion system lipoprotein TssJ; translation: MQKDLIISNMPNSNLNYHGDNVPITIIAYKLRDVAKFKEASIIDLAERNGEILGYDKIDSIKTQIQPNTNRYAFTNVYPDEVPYVGILVLYADQSKTNIKAYKATKEIKEKNIVFEITKNGVNVLDASSSKIQASK